In the genome of Phaeodactylum tricornutum CCAP 1055/1 chromosome 20, whole genome shotgun sequence, one region contains:
- a CDS encoding predicted protein — MERVKRTAVYTTMLSTIVEINNNAVGLLQQNDFQAALDEFVQAITWIRSEENTFLDDDQNDVGLPLSTETCLYVTESVPSSDDASCSRPLDTGAGRCHDQYDRIFLIVPNDGGEDDEIVEDEPRLPGQNERRLITCGLLFNIAMCYHRKAMCTYKLDADSLFQKALQVYNVIPSFCAETSDASARIPPDDSLLIVFLGVWANCTYIYSRLHQHRQSLACRENLRRVFLRISASSNISKEEYGFFAVNVVTNQSLCLKLAPAA, encoded by the coding sequence ATGGAACGTGTAAAAAGAACAGCGGTATACACAACCATGCTCAGCACAATTGTCGAGATCAACAATAATGCTGTTGGTCTCTTGCAACAGAACGACTTTCAAGCAGCTCTAGATGAGTTCGTCCAAGCCATCACGTGGATTCGTTCCGAGGAGAATACATTCCTTGATGACGACCAGAACGATGTCGGATTGCCCTTGAGTACCGAGACGTGTTTGTATGTAACGGAGAGTGTGCCATCGTCGGACGATGCTTCTTGTAGTAGACCCTTGGATACTGGTGCTGGGAGATGTCACGATCAGTACGATCGGATTTTTCTGATTGTACCAAACGATGGTGGTGAAGACGACGAGATCGTAGAGGACGAGCCTCGCCTACCAGGTCAAAACGAGCGACGGTTAATCACGTGTGGGCTCCTTTTTAACATAGCAATGTGCTATCACCGAAAGGCCATGTGCACTTACAAACTTGATGCCGATTCTCTTTTTCAGAAGGCGTTGCAAGTTTACAACGTGATACCATCATTTTGCGCAGAAACAAGCGATGCATCCGCTCGTATTCCGCCTGACGACAGTTTGCTGATAGTTTTCCTCGGTGTATGGGCAAACTGCACCTACATTTACTCCCGTTTACATCAACATCGACAGTCACTCGCCTGTCGCGAGAACTTACGCAGGGTTTTCTTAAGAATCAGCGCTTCAAGCAACATATCGAAGGAAGAGTACGGCTTTTTTGCTGTTAACGTTGTCACGAATCAAAGTCTGTGTCTTAAGCTGGCACCTGCAGCTTGA
- the PK5 gene encoding kinase pyruvate kinase 5 (pyruvate kinase, 21 residues at N-terminus predicted as mitochontrial transit peptide by targetp v1.1), translating to MMRSFLRHAHRRACAQQLRTIGTLRLNQMPVTGANTKIVCTIGPASDQAESLGQLVTYGMSVARLNFSHAGDDYTYSEANMALLRNAVGKHHHLATGSSTDLPKNLRAILVDTKGPEIRTGILPGDVEIMDIPVGATVMLCIEDVSQEVLAEGEFKIHVDYESIAKTVKIGDKVLLDDGLIELEVMEVHPGSGTVLTSALNGGPIKKNKGVNLPGVQLDLPALTDKDKRDLDWACRVGADFVAASFIRTPANVRSVIAYLDRCISKLPDVNGMKPLRPLVISKIESKEGVDNFDEILEESDGIMVARGDLGVEIPYSKVFAAQRMMVHKCNEIGKPVIVATQMLDSMMRNPRPTRAEVTDVGTAVMDGADAVMLSGETAAGKYPIESIRAMASVAWEADQIVNSKSSIVWNEDLHEKMDLMEQELDAVAASAVRSAQDMGAKMIVLITMSGRVARAVARHRPTVPVLAYCTDVQVARRLQLHRSIIPIMLQSEADPGDSSTRMGYLRAEAVRTAKELGFAHSGDRIIMVDRTVGKSHDMHEFSHNMKVVTLRDS from the coding sequence ATGATGCGCTCCTTCCTTCGTCACGCTCACAGGCGTGCTTGTGCGCAACAGCTCCGCACTATCGGAACGCTCCGATTGAACCAGATGCCCGTTACCGGAGCCAACACCAAGATTGTCTGCACTATTGGCCCTGCGTCCGATCAGGCCGAGTCGTTGGGTCAACTGGTGACCTACGGTATGAGCGTTGCTCGTCTGAACTTTTCACACGCCGGAGACGACTACACCTATTCCGAAGCCAACATGGCTTTACTCCGTAACGCGGTTGGTAAACACCATCACTTAGCGACTGGGTCTTCGACGGACCTGCCCAAGAACCTTCGTGCTATACTTGTAGATACAAAAGGTCCTGAAATCCGGACCGGGATACTTCCCGGTGATGTGGAAATCATGGATATTCCAGTGGGAGCGACTGTCATGCTATGCATCGAGGATGTTTCGCAAGAAGTTCTTGCCGAAGGCGAGTTCAAGATCCATGTCGACTACGAGTCGATTGCAAAGACGGTCAAGATAGGAGATAAGGTTCTTTTAGACGATGGCCTTATTGAATTGGAAGTTATGGAGGTACACCCTGGAAGTGGTACTGTTTTGACCAGTGCATTAAACGGAGGCCCTATCAAGAAAAATAAAGGAGTAAACCTTCCGGGCGTGCAGTTAGATCTTCCTGCCCTCACAGACAAGGACAAACGAGATCTCGACTGGGCCTGTCGAGTCGGAGCTGATTTTGTTGCAGCGTCCTTCATTCGAACCCCGGCCAACGTCCGGTCGGTGATTGCTTATCTGGACCGTTGTATTTCCAAGCTTCCAGATGTGAACGGCATGAAGCCTTTGCGTCCGCTGGTTATCAGTAAAATTGAGTCAAAAGAAGGAGtcgacaattttgacgagattctggaagaaagcgatggCATCATGGTGGCTCGTGGTGATCTTGGAGTTGAAATTCCCTATAGCAAGGTATTTGCTGCTCAGCGAATGATGGTTCACAAGTGCAACGAAATCGGGAAGCCTGTTATTGTTGCAACTCAAATGCTTGACAGCATGATGCGCAATCCTCGACCTACGCGTGCAGAAGTTACAGATGTAGGGACAGCCGTTATGGATGGCGCTGATGCGGTCATGCTGAGCGGTGAGACAGCTGCAGGAAAGTATCCAATTGAAAGTATACGTGCGATGGCAAGCGTCGCCTGGGAAGCGGATCAAATCGTCAATTCCAAATCGTCGATTGTATGGAACGAGGATTTACACGAGAAAATGGATCTCATGGAACAAGAGCTGGATGCGGTAGCTGCGTCAGCGGTTAGATCAGCGCAGGATATGGGAGCGAAGATGATCGTACTGATAACAATGTCGGGACGTGTAGCTCGCGCGGTCGCTCGCCATCGACCTACCGTACCAGTCCTGGCGTACTGCACAGATGTACAAGTTGCTCGGCGATTGCAGCTACACCGTTCTATAATTCCGATCATGCTCCAATCCGAGGCAGATCCTGGTGACTCGAGTACAAGAATGGGATATCTGAGAGCTGAAGCCGTACGAACGGCAAAAGAGCTTGGGTTTGCCCACTCTGGTGATCGAATCATTATGGTGGATCGAACGGTTGGCAAAAGCCACGACATGCATGAATTTTCGCACAACATGAAGGTTGTTACGCTACGTGACTCGTAG